One segment of Drosophila ananassae strain 14024-0371.13 chromosome 3R, ASM1763931v2, whole genome shotgun sequence DNA contains the following:
- the LOC6498160 gene encoding eEF1A lysine and N-terminal methyltransferase homolog: MNLLPKTREEFAQTDYWNEFFKKRGEKAFEWYGEYLELCDQIHKYIKPADKILMLGCGNSKLSMDMYDSGFRDITNIDISPVAVKKMLEVNAKSRPDMKFLQMDATAMTFKDESFSVALDKGTLDALFVDDAKETRLVVENYFKEILRTMRNGGRYVCISLLQEHILNFLLDFLPRNNCMLRIVHCLGVEQANKEKNSDDALTLPVFVVIATKFKSLPMPILEFGLGNDKMQRFSLTSDLMNAVSSVQKAALVCNGLTRSNIAGHNEVTMDLHRPSETNPRYTIHILDQPPARGLGKYAAFIVPQGREIEWLFGTPAGRKKLQESANFQRLAVVTLHRDQVYSTLEEVKLELADSIKNLSPSGLTDQIPYLSLGSDVGKRETLICGFSKISGDFRIEEVEASGKTLRRLIFLSNQFVVQSEALVKTIKIKGKKERKKIDFGYLACQHHLYMSVGVQLATTLQNPRKDVEKDVLVVGLGGGGLCSFLHAALPHARITAVEIDPIMLEVAEQYFELKQDKRFHVVIDDGLAFVERCRNEDIHFDAVLFDVDSKDLSLGMSCPPQSFLANDILEHIKEIIGPKGLFMLNLVCRDESLRSSAMEGLQKVFPAVCSYKLDEDINEVVYCANDEKYKTVEQWKKQFGTAGRGLNSAVKEQKLALDDALEVADFLSELKI, encoded by the exons ATGAATTTACTTCCCAAAACCCGCGAAGAATTCGCACAGACAGACTACTGGAACGAGTTCTTCAAGAAACGCGGCGAAAAGGCCTTTGAATG GTATGGCGAATATCTGGAGCTTTGTGATCAGATACACAAATACATTAAGCCGGCTGACAAGATTCTGATGCTGGGATGTGGAAACTCAAAACTGAGCATGGACATGTACGACTCGGGATTTAG agACATTACCAACATTGATATCTCACCTGTTgctgtaaaaaaaatgttggaagTTAATGCCAAATCTCGGCCAGACATGAAGTTTCTTCAAATGGATGCCACTGCCATGACTTTCAAGGATGAGAGTTTCTCAGTAGCTTTGGACAAAGGTACCTTGGATGCCCTGTTCGTGGACGACGCCAAGGAGACAAGACTGGTTGTGGAGAATTATTTTAAGGAAATACTTCGAACCATGCg gAATGGCGGTCGCTATGTGTGCATCTCCCTGCTGCAGGAGCACATCCTCAACTTCCTGCTGGACTTTCTACCTCGAAATAATTGCATGTTGCGGATCGTCCACTGCCTGGGAGTGGAGCAGGCTAATAAGGAGAAGAACTCGGACGATGCCCTGACATTACCTGTGTTTGTGGTCATAGCCACCAAGTTCAAGAGTCTTCCCATGCCT ATTCTCGAGTTCGGTTTGGGCAACGACAAGATGCAGCGATTTTCTCTCACATCGGACCTGATGAATGCCGTGTCGTCCGTCCAAAAGGCGGCTCTGGTGTGCAACGGACTGACCAGGTCGAACATTGCTGGGCACAACGAGGTGACCATGGACCTGCACCGACCATCCGAAACCAATCCCCGCTATACCATTCATATTCTGGACCAGCCGCCGGCACGAGGTCTGGGAAAATATGCTGCGTTCATTGTGCCGCAGGGAAGGGAGATCGAGTGGCTCTTTGGAACGCCGGCGGGACGAAAGAAGTTGCAGGAATCCGCCAATTTTCAGCGCCTAGCTGTGGTTACTCTGCATAGGGATCAGGTCTACAGCACCTTGGAGGAGGTGAAGCTGGAGCTGGCCGACAGCATTAAGAACCTGTCCCCCTCGGGACTCACCGATCAGATACCCTATCTTTCCCTGGGCTCCGATGTGGGCAAGCGAGAGACACTGATTTGTGGTTTCTCGAAAATATCTGGCGATTTTCGAATCGAGGAAGTGGAGGCTAGTGGAAAGACCCTGCGGCGTCTCATTTTCCTCAGTAATCAGTTTGTAGTGCAATCAGAGGCGTTGGTTAAAACAA TTAAAATCAAAGGCAAGAAGGAGCGGAAGAAGATCGATTTTGGTTACTTGGCCTGTCAGCATCACTTGTACATGTCTGTGGGCGTTCAGCTGGCCACCACTTTGCAGAATCCCCGAAAGGATGTGGAGAAGGATGTGCTAGTTGTTGGCCTAGGAGGGGGTGGCCTGTGCAGTTTTCTTCATGCCGCTCTGCC GCATGCCAGAATTACGGCTGTGGAAATAGATCCTATTATGTTGGAGGTGGCTGAACAATACTTCGAACTTAAGCAGGACAAGCGCTTCCATGTGGTCATCGATGATGGTCTGGCCTTTGTGGAGCGATGTCGGAATGAAG ATATACACTTTGATGCCGTTTTGTTCGATGTGGACAGCAAAGATCTCAGCCTGGGCATGAGCTGCCCGCCCCAGAGTTTCCTAGCCAATGATATTCTAGAGCACATCAAGGAGATCATCGGACCCAAGGGTCTGTTTATGCTGAACCTTGTCTGCCGAGATGAGAGCCTACGGAGCAGTGCCATGGAGGGATTGCAGAAAGTGTTTCCGGCTGTTTGCAGCTACAAGTTGGATGAGGACATCAACGAGGTTGTTTATTGCGCCAACGATGAAAAGTACAAAACCGTCGAGCAGTGGAAGAAACAGTTTGGCACCGCCGGTCGCGGCCTGAACAGTGCCGTCAAGGAGCAGAAGCTTGCCCTGGACGACGCTCTGGAAGTGGCAGACTTTCTCAGCGAGTTGaaaatataa